In Deltaproteobacteria bacterium, one genomic interval encodes:
- a CDS encoding rhodanese-like domain-containing protein, with protein MKEISPQEAYDTLRQDTGAVYIDVRTVEEFAAGHPEGAVNIPIAFHDPAQGMVYNHEFVEVVERHYAKDRKLLLGCKAGPRSNSAANLLEQTGYQDVASVAGGFGGMRDPYGQVVVEGWAGLGLPVSQENGEGTSYEWLAAER; from the coding sequence GTGAAGGAGATTTCGCCCCAAGAAGCCTACGACACGCTACGGCAGGACACCGGCGCCGTGTACATCGACGTGCGCACGGTGGAGGAGTTCGCCGCGGGGCACCCGGAGGGAGCGGTGAACATTCCCATCGCGTTCCACGATCCGGCGCAGGGCATGGTCTACAACCACGAATTCGTCGAGGTGGTGGAGCGCCACTACGCCAAGGACCGGAAGCTGCTGCTGGGCTGCAAGGCGGGGCCGCGCTCCAACAGCGCGGCCAACCTGCTGGAACAGACGGGTTACCAGGACGTCGCCAGCGTCGCGGGCGGCTTCGGCGGCATGCGCGACCCCTACGGACAAGTCGTGGTGGAGGGGTGGGCCGGCCTGGGCCTTCCGGTGAGCCAGGAGAACGGCGAGGGGACGAGCTACGAGTGGCTGGCGGCCGAGCGGTGA
- a CDS encoding tripartite tricarboxylate transporter permease: protein MDTFNSFFIGLANILPFSEAGQDPFLFMLIGIAIGFVVGILPGLGGATTLALMLPFIYNMDPTTAFAFLLGSNAVTATTGDITSILFGVPGEGITAATIVDGHPMAKKGEAGRALGAALMSSLVGAVFGAFALALAIPIVQPLVLSIGSSEFFMLALLGITFVASLSGGNMLKGLCTGALGLILATIGLDPIESVPRFTLDPLIGEDAALFLWDGLSLVSVTVGLFAIPEIIELSVQGSSIARQSTGKLGGVMQGIMDTFRHWKLVLSCSAIGSYIGLIPGLGGGPAQWVAYAHAVQSSGGDKDRFGKGAIEGVLGPGAANNSKEGGALVPTIAFGVPGSVSMAILLGAFIIQGIVPGPDLLDPEKHLDLTFSFVWIIVVSNIITVAVCLLFLNQLAKITFVKGTYLIPFLLLLIYLGGFAVNNAFGDMLLVLLFGAVGWLMVRFDWQRPPLLLGLVLGGIAENNLFIATKVYGVGFLLRPGVLIIAALIVAGALYPLYQSYRERKRAERHEDKFAVPGITKTTEPLARNDRIANGVFALCFVALFAYVMREVFFGFGAYEERAALFPFIIGLPALVISGVVFVKEITTTTRVVVHGEEGVEEVEEISPAETRRRTLAISAWVVGFFISIWLIGFVWSSMVASFLYLKVGARESWLMSIVLTAVAYAFFAGIFDWALHLPFPPGDLFVWLGLE from the coding sequence ATGGACACCTTCAACTCATTCTTCATAGGCTTGGCCAACATTCTGCCGTTCTCCGAGGCTGGACAGGATCCCTTCCTGTTCATGCTCATCGGTATCGCCATCGGGTTCGTGGTGGGCATCCTCCCCGGCTTGGGCGGCGCCACGACGCTGGCCCTCATGCTCCCGTTCATCTACAACATGGACCCCACCACGGCGTTCGCGTTCCTGTTGGGCTCCAACGCGGTCACCGCCACCACCGGGGACATCACCTCGATCCTCTTCGGCGTGCCGGGCGAGGGCATCACCGCCGCCACCATCGTCGACGGCCACCCCATGGCCAAGAAGGGCGAGGCCGGGCGAGCCCTCGGCGCCGCGCTCATGAGCTCGCTGGTGGGCGCCGTGTTCGGCGCGTTCGCCCTGGCGCTGGCCATCCCCATCGTGCAGCCGCTGGTGCTCTCCATCGGCTCCTCGGAATTCTTCATGCTGGCCCTTCTGGGGATCACGTTCGTGGCCTCCCTGAGCGGCGGCAACATGCTCAAGGGATTGTGCACCGGCGCCCTCGGGCTGATCCTCGCCACCATCGGCCTGGACCCCATCGAGAGCGTGCCGCGCTTTACCCTCGATCCGCTCATCGGCGAGGATGCCGCGCTGTTCCTGTGGGACGGCCTCTCGCTGGTCTCGGTCACCGTGGGACTGTTCGCCATCCCCGAGATCATCGAGCTGTCGGTGCAGGGATCGAGCATCGCGCGCCAGTCCACCGGCAAGCTGGGCGGCGTCATGCAGGGCATCATGGACACCTTCCGGCACTGGAAGCTGGTGCTGAGTTGCAGCGCCATCGGCTCCTACATCGGACTCATCCCCGGTCTGGGGGGCGGCCCGGCCCAGTGGGTGGCCTACGCCCACGCGGTGCAGAGCTCCGGGGGAGACAAGGACCGCTTCGGCAAGGGCGCCATCGAGGGCGTGCTGGGACCCGGCGCGGCCAACAACTCCAAGGAGGGCGGCGCGCTGGTGCCGACCATCGCCTTCGGCGTGCCCGGGAGCGTCTCCATGGCGATCCTGCTGGGGGCGTTCATCATTCAGGGGATCGTGCCTGGACCGGACCTGCTGGATCCGGAAAAGCACCTGGACCTCACCTTTTCCTTCGTCTGGATCATCGTCGTCTCGAACATCATCACCGTGGCCGTCTGCCTGCTGTTCCTGAACCAGCTCGCCAAGATCACGTTCGTCAAGGGCACCTACCTGATCCCGTTCCTCCTGCTGCTCATCTATCTGGGTGGCTTCGCGGTCAACAACGCTTTCGGCGACATGCTGCTGGTGCTGCTGTTCGGCGCGGTGGGATGGCTCATGGTGCGGTTCGACTGGCAGCGTCCGCCTCTGCTGCTGGGGCTCGTCCTGGGCGGCATCGCGGAGAACAACCTGTTCATCGCCACCAAGGTCTACGGCGTCGGTTTTCTCCTGCGGCCGGGCGTGCTCATCATCGCGGCCCTCATTGTGGCCGGAGCGCTCTATCCCCTTTATCAGTCCTATAGGGAGCGCAAGCGGGCCGAGCGCCACGAGGACAAGTTCGCCGTGCCCGGCATCACCAAGACGACAGAGCCGCTGGCGCGCAACGACCGCATCGCCAACGGTGTCTTCGCGCTGTGCTTCGTCGCGCTGTTCGCCTACGTGATGCGTGAAGTCTTCTTCGGCTTCGGCGCTTACGAGGAACGGGCCGCGCTGTTCCCGTTCATCATCGGCCTTCCCGCCCTGGTCATCAGCGGGGTGGTATTCGTGAAGGAAATCACCACCACCACCCGAGTCGTCGTGCACGGGGAAGAGGGCGTCGAGGAGGTGGAGGAGATTTCACCGGCGGAGACGCGCCGCCGTACCCTGGCGATCAGCGCGTGGGTCGTGGGATTCTTCATCTCCATCTGGCTGATCGGTTTCGTGTGGTCATCGATGGTGGCGAGTTTCCTCTATCTCAAGGTCGGGGCGCGGGAGAGCTGGCTCATGTCCATCGTCCTGACCGCGGTGGCGTACGCGTTCTTCGCCGGCATCTTCGACTGGGCCCTCCATCTGCCGTTCCCCCCCGGCGACCTGTTCGTATGGCTGGGGCTGGAGTGA
- the ptsP gene encoding phosphoenolpyruvate--protein phosphotransferase — protein MINVTESAPEEDASHLVTLEEIGRFVDEAADLQGCLNSIAGIVAKRMQTEVCSVYLLDTELGRLTLSATKGLDPVAVGHVSMNVGEGLAGLVVETGEPVMVMDAPSHPRFLYFPETGEERYHSFFGVPVSARKKPIGVLVVQTSRPREFTQEEIRLLKAISVQVSTTIVHARLMDSLNDKERERKQSRRRMVSALRRLRSSEGRGKQRSGEAPRKFRSRLTGLTACPGIAIGKAHIMQRRLDLGAINRSHTGDPLGEVERFRSAVRRSVAQVAEIKTRMIALISDEAGAIFDVHRLVLNDPVLHDEIEKRIRERGLTAYYAVASTFRKHMQTVSEVGDSYLKERTADIRDVAERLLDNLSGTGDRQQTTPDSGAILVAEDLSPADLAVIEGDRFQGIVLATGGVTSHASLLAKSFEIPTVVAAEGLLESVRTEDSLIVDGNSGVVFVNPNKEIIGEYDRVERHYLAVNRELDEMRDLPAETTDGRRVRLLANMGLLTDIRFAHAHGAEGIGLYRTEIPFLAYHDFPTEAQQFALYQKVVEGMDGKPVTIRTLDIGADKYPPYVGIARSEPNPFLGWRSIRVSLEVSETFRMQLRAILRASALGPVRMLIPMVSSLEEILRVKAMVREIKVELTRHGVPFDAGMELGIMVEVPSAVQMAHRLVEEVDFVSIGTNDLIQYLLAVDRGNRKVAPLYEPFHPAVLSALSQVIQAARERGKGAAMCGEMAGDPLSTVLLMGLGLEEFSMESLSIPVVRKLVRSVSYERAQAIANTALRMDTVDEIKRHLFGEMRALGLVELVELYR, from the coding sequence ATGATCAACGTGACCGAAAGCGCCCCCGAGGAAGACGCGTCCCACCTGGTGACCCTGGAGGAAATCGGCCGGTTCGTGGACGAAGCCGCGGACCTGCAAGGATGCCTCAACAGCATCGCCGGCATCGTCGCCAAGCGCATGCAGACCGAGGTGTGCTCGGTCTACCTCCTCGACACGGAGCTCGGCAGGCTGACCCTCAGCGCCACCAAGGGACTGGACCCGGTGGCCGTGGGGCACGTCTCCATGAACGTCGGCGAGGGGCTGGCGGGACTGGTGGTGGAGACCGGGGAGCCCGTGATGGTGATGGACGCTCCGTCGCATCCCCGGTTCCTCTATTTCCCGGAAACCGGCGAAGAACGGTACCACTCCTTTTTCGGCGTCCCGGTCAGCGCGCGCAAGAAACCCATCGGCGTCCTGGTGGTGCAGACCTCCCGCCCGCGCGAGTTCACGCAGGAGGAGATCCGTCTGCTCAAGGCCATCTCCGTCCAGGTTTCCACCACCATCGTGCACGCGCGGCTGATGGACTCACTCAACGACAAGGAACGCGAGCGCAAGCAGTCGCGCCGGCGCATGGTCAGCGCGCTGCGGCGTCTGCGGTCGTCCGAGGGACGGGGCAAGCAGCGCAGCGGCGAGGCGCCGCGCAAGTTCCGCAGCCGTCTCACCGGGCTGACCGCCTGTCCCGGCATCGCCATCGGCAAGGCGCACATCATGCAGCGGCGTCTCGACCTCGGCGCCATCAACAGGTCCCACACCGGCGATCCCCTGGGCGAGGTCGAACGCTTTCGTTCGGCGGTGCGGCGCTCGGTGGCCCAGGTGGCGGAGATCAAGACACGCATGATCGCCCTCATCTCCGACGAGGCCGGGGCGATCTTCGACGTGCACCGGCTGGTGCTCAACGACCCGGTCCTGCACGACGAGATCGAGAAACGGATCCGCGAGCGGGGACTGACCGCCTACTACGCCGTCGCCAGCACCTTCCGCAAGCACATGCAGACCGTGAGCGAGGTGGGCGACAGCTACCTCAAGGAACGCACGGCCGACATCCGCGACGTCGCCGAGCGCTTGTTGGACAACCTGTCCGGCACCGGAGACCGCCAGCAAACCACTCCGGACAGCGGCGCCATCCTGGTGGCCGAAGACCTTTCGCCGGCCGATCTCGCGGTCATCGAGGGCGATCGCTTTCAGGGCATCGTGCTGGCCACGGGCGGCGTCACGTCCCACGCTTCGCTGCTCGCCAAGTCGTTCGAGATCCCCACCGTGGTGGCGGCGGAGGGCCTGCTCGAAAGCGTGCGCACGGAGGACTCGTTGATCGTCGACGGGAACTCCGGAGTGGTGTTCGTCAATCCCAACAAGGAAATCATCGGCGAGTACGACCGGGTGGAGCGGCACTATCTGGCCGTCAATCGCGAACTCGACGAGATGCGCGACTTGCCGGCGGAGACCACCGACGGCCGCCGGGTGCGCCTGCTGGCCAACATGGGCCTGCTCACGGACATCCGGTTCGCCCATGCCCACGGCGCCGAGGGCATCGGCCTTTACCGCACCGAGATCCCGTTTCTCGCCTACCACGACTTTCCCACGGAGGCGCAGCAGTTCGCCCTCTATCAGAAGGTCGTGGAGGGGATGGACGGCAAGCCCGTCACCATCCGCACCCTCGACATCGGCGCCGACAAGTACCCACCCTATGTCGGCATCGCTCGTTCCGAGCCCAACCCCTTTCTCGGGTGGCGTTCCATCCGGGTGTCGCTGGAGGTGTCCGAGACGTTCCGAATGCAGCTCCGCGCCATACTGCGGGCCAGCGCCCTTGGACCCGTGCGCATGCTGATCCCCATGGTGTCGAGCCTGGAGGAGATTCTCCGGGTCAAGGCCATGGTACGCGAGATCAAGGTGGAGCTCACCCGCCACGGCGTCCCCTTCGACGCCGGAATGGAATTGGGGATCATGGTGGAGGTGCCCTCGGCCGTGCAGATGGCCCATCGCCTGGTGGAGGAAGTGGATTTCGTGAGCATCGGCACCAACGATCTCATCCAGTACCTCCTGGCCGTGGACCGCGGCAACCGCAAGGTCGCGCCCCTGTACGAACCGTTCCACCCCGCGGTCCTGTCCGCGCTGAGCCAGGTCATCCAGGCCGCCAGGGAGCGCGGCAAGGGAGCGGCGATGTGCGGCGAGATGGCCGGCGACCCGCTCTCGACCGTGTTGTTGATGGGGCTGGGCCTGGAAGAGTTCAGCATGGAATCCCTATCCATACCCGTCGTCCGCAAGCTGGTACGCTCGGTGAGCTACGAACGGGCACAAGCCATCGCGAACACCGCGCTCCGGATGGACACGGTCGACGAGATCAAGCGTCACCTCTTCGGCGAGATGCGCGCCCTGGGACTGGTGGAGTTGGTGGAACTGTATCGCTGA
- the folE gene encoding GTP cyclohydrolase I FolE produces the protein MSVQRLSHSQEQRTDALADHVRAILSGLGEDPDREGLQKTPDRVAAALSFLTSGYEEDPEAIINGALFTEDYQEMILEKDIDFFSLCEHHLLPFHGKAHVAYIPRHHIVGVSKLARLVDAYARRLQVQERLTNQIAQTVMERIKPLGAAVVMEAEHMCMRMRGVQKQNSTIVTSALLGAFRTQDKTRAEFMNLIRGRQF, from the coding sequence ATGTCCGTTCAAAGACTATCTCACAGCCAGGAACAGCGGACGGATGCTCTCGCCGATCACGTTCGCGCCATCCTCTCCGGGCTCGGGGAAGACCCCGACCGGGAGGGCCTCCAGAAGACCCCGGACCGAGTCGCCGCCGCGCTTTCCTTTCTGACGAGCGGCTACGAGGAGGATCCGGAAGCCATCATCAACGGAGCCCTGTTCACCGAAGACTACCAGGAGATGATCCTGGAGAAGGACATCGACTTCTTCTCCCTGTGCGAGCACCACTTGCTGCCGTTCCACGGCAAGGCCCACGTGGCCTACATTCCGCGGCACCACATCGTCGGGGTTTCCAAGCTGGCGCGGCTGGTGGATGCCTATGCCCGGCGCCTGCAGGTGCAGGAGCGGCTGACCAACCAGATCGCCCAGACCGTCATGGAACGCATCAAGCCGCTGGGGGCCGCCGTCGTGATGGAAGCCGAGCACATGTGCATGCGCATGCGCGGCGTGCAGAAGCAGAACTCCACCATCGTGACCAGCGCGCTGCTGGGCGCCTTCCGCACGCAGGACAAGACGCGCGCGGAGTTCATGAATCTGATTCGTGGACGTCAGTTCTGA
- a CDS encoding tetratricopeptide repeat protein, whose product MRRALYFWAVVLLVVCHATVPLRMPPVYALSQDEEIRISRQFRREARRQLKFIEDPEVELYADRIGRRVLEAVGNIRYPYRFFVIEDSSLNAFAVPGGSIFLHSGLIQRVRSTDELASVIAHEIVHVNARHFHVLASSTDVAMLVGMLGVFLAPVIGPAALAGPAVAMSRQLEFSRQMEEQADNLGIGYLAGAGYDPQAAVTFMRRMYHDRLLNPVGRPAYLLTHPLTDKRIANLSASIRAQGLSAPRFRDVDDIQRVKLLIELRDEPETVVERLRKEHESRPTAAMPAYSLGLAYAATGRWVQARDMLERAARLNPAVPNLHRDLGRVYLHTEEISKAHAALDRMLERQPEDPISHLYQGRLFEKESRFRDAARAYLKARQFAPFWPEAARRLGYAYRKLNQPGKAHYYLAQSYLLRDETGKAIDALERAAQQYAPDSPRLEVIKDEIAAIRAGG is encoded by the coding sequence ATGCGGAGAGCCCTCTACTTCTGGGCGGTGGTGCTGTTGGTTGTCTGCCACGCGACGGTGCCGCTCCGCATGCCGCCCGTTTACGCGCTTTCCCAAGACGAAGAGATCCGCATCAGCCGCCAGTTTCGGCGCGAGGCCCGGCGTCAGCTCAAGTTCATCGAAGATCCCGAGGTCGAGCTCTATGCCGACCGTATCGGCCGCCGTGTGCTCGAAGCCGTCGGCAACATCCGATACCCGTACCGTTTCTTCGTGATCGAAGATTCGTCGCTGAACGCGTTCGCGGTCCCCGGCGGCAGCATCTTCCTGCACTCCGGCCTCATTCAGCGGGTGCGGAGCACGGACGAGCTTGCTTCGGTCATCGCCCATGAGATCGTCCATGTGAACGCTCGGCACTTCCACGTTCTCGCTTCCTCCACGGACGTCGCCATGCTCGTGGGCATGCTCGGGGTGTTCCTGGCACCGGTAATCGGGCCCGCCGCGCTGGCGGGGCCCGCCGTGGCCATGTCGCGGCAACTGGAGTTCAGCCGGCAGATGGAAGAGCAGGCGGACAACCTGGGCATCGGCTACCTCGCGGGCGCTGGTTACGATCCCCAGGCAGCGGTTACCTTCATGCGCAGGATGTACCACGACCGGCTGCTCAACCCCGTCGGCAGGCCCGCATACCTACTGACGCACCCGTTGACGGATAAACGGATCGCCAATCTGTCGGCATCGATACGCGCGCAGGGGCTCTCGGCGCCCCGTTTCAGGGACGTCGACGACATCCAGCGCGTCAAGTTGTTGATCGAGTTGCGGGACGAGCCCGAGACGGTGGTGGAACGGCTGCGGAAAGAACACGAAAGCCGCCCCACCGCGGCCATGCCCGCGTATTCGCTCGGACTCGCCTATGCCGCCACCGGCCGGTGGGTGCAGGCACGCGACATGCTGGAACGGGCGGCGCGGTTGAACCCGGCCGTCCCCAACCTGCATCGGGACCTCGGGCGCGTGTATCTGCACACGGAGGAGATCTCCAAGGCGCATGCCGCCCTCGATCGCATGCTGGAACGTCAGCCCGAAGATCCCATCAGCCACCTGTACCAGGGCCGGCTCTTCGAAAAGGAGTCGCGTTTTCGGGACGCCGCGCGCGCCTACCTGAAGGCGCGTCAGTTCGCGCCGTTCTGGCCGGAGGCCGCCCGCCGTCTCGGATACGCCTATCGAAAGCTGAACCAGCCCGGCAAGGCGCACTACTACCTGGCGCAGTCGTACCTGCTGCGGGACGAGACCGGCAAGGCCATTGACGCGTTGGAGCGCGCCGCCCAGCAGTACGCGCCGGACTCGCCGAGGCTTGAGGTGATCAAGGACGAAATCGCCGCCATTCGAGCCGGCGGTTGA
- a CDS encoding FliA/WhiG family RNA polymerase sigma factor, producing MKEPPCEPEPGNLEAAAEEDCRDERVAAHLSLVEAIARQLHRRLPPNVDVDALINSGVVGLLEALERYDPQRGVSFPVYARHRIYGEMIQCLRSLDWVSRSIRAWGRRFAAARARLTDQLCREATSEEMARELELPLERYHKLNYQVGDNGCTSLDDPSCSELDLIMDRSAAGPELYRDPCHHVERVDLVDKLKQAVARLPERERIVVTLRHYHELKFREIGEGLGVTEARICQIYVQARKRLYDALMGRQ from the coding sequence ATGAAGGAGCCCCCATGCGAGCCGGAGCCGGGAAACCTGGAGGCGGCCGCGGAAGAGGATTGTCGGGACGAACGCGTCGCGGCGCACCTGTCCCTGGTGGAAGCCATCGCCCGTCAGCTTCACCGCCGGCTGCCGCCGAACGTGGACGTCGATGCCTTGATCAACTCCGGCGTGGTGGGCCTGCTGGAGGCACTGGAACGCTACGATCCGCAACGCGGCGTCTCGTTTCCCGTCTACGCCAGACACCGCATCTACGGTGAAATGATCCAGTGCCTGCGCTCGCTCGACTGGGTCAGCCGCTCGATCCGCGCCTGGGGGCGCCGCTTCGCCGCGGCACGCGCGCGGCTCACGGACCAACTCTGCCGCGAGGCCACCTCCGAAGAGATGGCCCGGGAGCTGGAACTTCCTCTGGAACGGTACCACAAGCTCAACTACCAGGTGGGGGACAACGGCTGCACGAGCCTCGACGACCCGTCCTGCAGCGAGCTGGATCTGATCATGGACCGCAGCGCCGCCGGCCCGGAACTCTATCGGGACCCGTGTCACCACGTCGAACGCGTCGACCTGGTGGACAAGCTGAAACAGGCGGTGGCCCGGCTTCCGGAGCGAGAGCGGATAGTGGTCACGCTACGCCACTATCATGAGCTCAAGTTCCGCGAGATCGGGGAGGGGCTGGGGGTGACGGAAGCGAGAATCTGCCAGATCTACGTGCAGGCCCGCAAGCGCCTCTACGACGCGCTCATGGGTCGACAATGA
- a CDS encoding leucyl aminopeptidase, whose protein sequence is MEIKLREITPARVGSALLALPVTDKGLEDRLVRTLDGQLKGRLGALIKKSGFKATSGGSLLIATHGAIPAGHLLLVGLGKHDDDRIHNWRVAGAVTARESARLWADEATFMLPQDQQVDRVVSAVAEGALLNSYRFTKYRTNGNAAAGLRTLVLGRTAGTRSAALVRAVKRARLAASAVALARDLVNEPPSTANAAYLAEQTQAACQGEGLEVAVWGKRKIQQMKLAGLLAVNQGSRDEPRFIHIRYRPKGRARKKVALIGKGITFDSGGLSLKPPRSMETMKLDMAGGAAVIGAMSVLPELAPEVEVLGLVPATDNLPDGGAQKPGDVIRYRSGKTVEVMNTDAEGRLILADALTLAAAEKPDCMINLATLTGACVVALGNELAGLFSNDDELADRLMACARDAGEGLWRLPLAAEYREDIKSSVADIKNVGGGSAGAITAALFLQEFVGEVPWAHLDIAGPAFASKEHLTYPKGGTGFGVRTLLNVLSEI, encoded by the coding sequence ATGGAAATCAAGCTGAGGGAGATAACCCCGGCGCGGGTAGGGAGCGCTCTCCTGGCGCTTCCGGTTACGGACAAGGGGCTTGAGGACCGCTTGGTGCGGACCCTCGACGGCCAGCTCAAGGGCCGGCTCGGCGCGCTCATCAAGAAGAGCGGTTTCAAGGCCACGAGCGGCGGCTCGCTCCTGATCGCGACTCACGGCGCCATTCCCGCCGGGCACCTGCTGCTGGTGGGGCTCGGGAAGCATGACGACGACCGCATCCATAACTGGCGTGTGGCCGGGGCGGTCACCGCCAGGGAGTCCGCGCGGTTGTGGGCTGACGAGGCGACCTTCATGCTGCCTCAGGACCAGCAGGTGGATAGGGTGGTAAGCGCGGTCGCCGAAGGCGCTCTCCTCAACAGCTACCGCTTCACCAAGTACCGCACCAACGGCAACGCGGCGGCCGGGCTCCGCACCCTCGTCCTGGGACGCACCGCGGGCACCCGGAGCGCGGCGCTGGTCCGTGCCGTCAAGCGCGCGCGGCTGGCGGCGTCGGCCGTGGCGCTGGCGCGGGATCTGGTCAACGAGCCGCCGTCCACGGCCAACGCGGCATACCTCGCGGAGCAGACGCAGGCCGCCTGCCAGGGCGAAGGGCTCGAGGTCGCGGTGTGGGGCAAGCGAAAGATCCAGCAGATGAAGCTTGCCGGACTCCTCGCGGTCAACCAGGGAAGCCGCGACGAGCCGCGTTTCATACACATACGCTACCGGCCCAAGGGGCGGGCGCGGAAGAAGGTGGCCCTCATCGGCAAGGGCATCACGTTCGACTCCGGCGGATTGTCCCTGAAACCGCCACGTTCCATGGAGACCATGAAGCTCGACATGGCGGGGGGCGCGGCGGTCATCGGGGCCATGAGCGTGTTGCCGGAGCTGGCCCCCGAGGTCGAGGTGTTGGGCCTGGTACCCGCCACGGACAACCTGCCGGACGGCGGCGCCCAGAAGCCGGGAGACGTCATCCGCTACCGTAGCGGCAAGACCGTGGAGGTCATGAATACCGACGCCGAGGGCCGGCTCATCCTTGCGGATGCATTGACCCTGGCGGCGGCGGAGAAGCCTGACTGCATGATCAATCTCGCCACCCTCACCGGGGCCTGCGTGGTGGCGCTGGGCAACGAGTTGGCGGGACTGTTCAGCAACGACGATGAGCTCGCGGACCGATTGATGGCGTGCGCCCGGGATGCCGGCGAAGGGCTCTGGCGGCTGCCCCTGGCCGCCGAGTACCGCGAGGACATCAAGAGCAGCGTCGCCGACATCAAGAACGTGGGCGGCGGTTCCGCCGGCGCCATCACGGCGGCGCTGTTCCTTCAGGAATTCGTCGGTGAGGTGCCCTGGGCGCATCTCGACATCGCCGGACCCGCCTTCGCGAGCAAGGAGCACCTGACGTATCCGAAAGGGGGGACGGGGTTCGGCGTCCGCACTCTGTTGAACGTCCTTTCGGAGATATGA